A genome region from Bacteroidota bacterium includes the following:
- a CDS encoding arginine decarboxylase gives MKNRYRDLIQQTFHFPQEGFNVIDGDLHFCDVPLMDIIKQYGTPLKITYLPRIGQQIQKAKKLFNVAMAKADYKGSYTYCYCTKSSHFSFVMDETIKNGAHLETSSAYDIPIIKELYRTGKIDKNTWVVCNGYKRKPYPQFIVDLINSGYKNVIPVLDNKSELEYYKRYVKGTCNLGIRIASEEEPTYDYYTSRLGIRYKEIVPFYKERIKGNKKLKLKMLHFFVSAGIKDTIYYWTELAKCLNVYAELKRICPELDSLNVGGGLPIRTSLGFEFDYEYIIEEIVSQIKTFCKQNKIKEPNIFTEFGSFTVAESGAALYSVCDQKQQNDRELWYMIDSSFITTLPDTWAIGQKFILLAVNHWEKESQRVNLGGMTCDGLDYYNTEAHSEQLILPKIGHGSDGPLYIGFFHTGAYQESIAGYGGIQHCLIPAPKHVLIDRDENGEITTKLFAKEQTFKSMLKTLGY, from the coding sequence ATGAAGAACAGATACCGCGACCTCATCCAGCAAACATTTCATTTTCCGCAGGAAGGATTCAACGTCATTGACGGAGACCTTCACTTTTGCGATGTTCCGCTGATGGATATTATCAAGCAATACGGAACTCCGCTCAAAATCACCTACCTTCCAAGGATCGGACAGCAGATTCAGAAAGCCAAAAAACTTTTTAATGTTGCTATGGCAAAAGCCGATTACAAAGGTAGTTATACTTACTGTTACTGCACCAAGTCGTCACATTTTTCTTTCGTGATGGACGAAACAATTAAAAATGGCGCGCACCTTGAAACTTCTTCTGCGTATGATATTCCCATCATTAAAGAATTATACCGCACAGGAAAAATTGACAAGAACACCTGGGTGGTGTGCAATGGCTACAAACGCAAACCGTATCCGCAATTTATTGTTGACCTCATCAACAGCGGATATAAAAATGTGATTCCTGTTTTGGATAACAAAAGCGAACTGGAATATTACAAGCGCTACGTAAAAGGAACCTGCAACCTGGGAATCCGGATTGCTTCGGAAGAAGAACCGACTTATGATTATTACACTTCGCGTTTGGGAATTCGCTACAAAGAAATTGTTCCTTTTTATAAGGAACGAATCAAGGGAAACAAAAAGCTGAAACTAAAAATGCTTCACTTCTTTGTGAGCGCGGGAATCAAGGACACGATTTATTACTGGACAGAACTCGCCAAATGTTTGAACGTGTATGCCGAACTGAAACGGATTTGCCCTGAACTTGATTCGCTGAATGTGGGCGGAGGATTACCCATCCGCACATCGCTTGGATTTGAATTTGATTATGAATACATCATTGAAGAAATTGTTTCGCAGATAAAAACTTTCTGCAAGCAGAATAAAATTAAAGAACCAAACATCTTCACTGAATTTGGCTCGTTCACTGTTGCAGAAAGCGGTGCCGCGCTTTATTCTGTTTGCGACCAGAAGCAACAGAACGACCGAGAACTTTGGTATATGATTGACTCATCCTTCATCACCACCTTGCCGGATACCTGGGCAATCGGGCAAAAATTTATTTTGCTGGCTGTGAATCACTGGGAAAAAGAAAGTCAGCGGGTGAACCTTGGCGGAATGACTTGCGATGGTTTGGATTATTACAATACGGAAGCGCACTCGGAGCAATTGATTCTTCCAAAAATCGGTCATGGCTCGGATGGTCCTTTATATATAGGATTCTTTCACACAGGAGCATACCAGGAATCCATCGCAGGATACGGAGGAATTCAGCATTGCCTTATTCCCGCACCCAAGCACGTGTTGATTGACCGTGATGAGAACGGAGAAATTACCACAAAACTTTTTGCGAAGGAGCAGACGTTTAAATCTATGCTGAAGACGCTGGGGTATTAA
- a CDS encoding arginine--tRNA ligase gives MSGAVIENILTGKTIEAIKTLYDQSVSPNQITFQQTKKEFEGDSTLLVFPLTKVSKKPPEETANAIGGYLKEKVSEVKSFNVVKGFLNLVIGDDYWIKYLTVDSSHLVSRTSSIQETVMVEFSSPNTNKPLHLGHMRNILLGHSVSEILKAAGKKVIRVNLINDRGIHICKSMLAWKKWGNGETPESSGMKGDHLVGKYYVRYDEELKKQKEKSPPQPSRREGVAGLSSTPSGELEGAVQEMLRKWEAGDKETIALWKKMNGWVYDGFAKTYKELGVEFEKTYYESETYLLGKKIVEDGLAKGIFKKKEDGSVWVDLTADGLDEKLLLRSDGTSVYITQDLGTAVERLKEFQVGKMIYVVGNEQDYHFKVLFLILDKLQKQKVLPFGKDLGWASSFFHLSYGMVDLPSGKMKSREGTVVDADELMDEMIATAKQKTLELGKASELSSEEAEKLYKMIGLSALKYFILKVDPKKRMLFNPEESIDFNGNTGPFIQYTYARIKSVLRKAEVVSGYKLQVAGLEPKEKGVIKLIHDFPKVISESAETYNPGHIANYVYELAKEYNQFYHECPILKAEKEEEKNFRLLLSVKTSEVIKTSLKLLGIEVPERM, from the coding sequence ATGAGTGGAGCAGTGATTGAAAATATTCTTACTGGTAAAACCATTGAAGCGATAAAAACACTTTACGACCAATCTGTTTCTCCCAATCAAATCACATTTCAGCAAACCAAAAAAGAGTTTGAAGGCGATAGTACTCTTTTAGTGTTTCCGCTTACGAAAGTCTCTAAAAAACCTCCTGAAGAAACAGCGAACGCAATTGGCGGTTACCTGAAAGAAAAAGTTTCAGAAGTAAAATCATTCAACGTTGTAAAAGGATTTCTGAATCTGGTGATTGGAGATGATTATTGGATTAAGTATTTGACTGTTGATTCTTCGCACCTCGTATCTCGTACCTCGTCCATTCAAGAAACCGTCATGGTTGAATTCTCCTCTCCCAACACAAACAAACCGCTTCACCTCGGTCACATGCGGAATATTTTGCTCGGTCATTCGGTTTCCGAAATATTAAAAGCGGCAGGAAAAAAAGTTATTCGAGTAAATCTAATCAACGATAGGGGAATTCATATTTGCAAATCAATGCTTGCCTGGAAGAAATGGGGCAACGGGGAAACTCCTGAATCAAGCGGAATGAAAGGAGACCATTTGGTGGGGAAATATTATGTAAGATATGATGAAGAACTAAAAAAACAAAAAGAAAAAAGCCCACCCCAGCCCTCCCGAAGGGAGGGAGTTGCAGGATTAAGTTCTACCCCTTCGGGGGAGTTAGAGGGGGCTGTGCAGGAAATGCTCCGCAAATGGGAAGCAGGCGATAAAGAAACAATTGCACTCTGGAAAAAAATGAACGGCTGGGTATATGATGGTTTTGCAAAAACATACAAAGAACTTGGAGTTGAATTTGAAAAAACATATTACGAATCCGAAACTTATCTGCTCGGAAAAAAAATTGTAGAAGATGGATTGGCAAAAGGAATTTTCAAAAAGAAAGAGGACGGTTCGGTGTGGGTTGACTTAACTGCGGATGGCTTGGATGAAAAACTTCTGTTGCGCTCTGACGGGACATCCGTTTACATAACGCAGGATTTGGGAACTGCAGTTGAACGATTAAAAGAATTCCAAGTTGGTAAAATGATTTATGTGGTTGGCAATGAGCAGGATTATCATTTCAAAGTTTTATTTCTGATTTTAGATAAATTGCAAAAACAAAAAGTCCTTCCCTTTGGGAAGGATTTAGGATGGGCTTCTTCTTTTTTTCACCTTTCTTACGGCATGGTTGATCTGCCATCCGGTAAAATGAAATCCCGCGAAGGGACTGTGGTGGATGCGGATGAACTGATGGATGAAATGATAGCGACAGCAAAACAAAAAACATTGGAGTTAGGCAAGGCATCAGAGCTTTCTTCAGAAGAAGCAGAGAAACTTTACAAGATGATTGGGCTTTCAGCATTGAAATATTTCATCCTGAAAGTTGATCCTAAAAAAAGAATGCTCTTTAATCCTGAAGAATCCATTGACTTCAACGGAAACACGGGACCGTTCATACAATACACGTATGCGCGAATAAAATCTGTCCTTCGCAAAGCCGAAGTGGTTTCAGGTTACAAGTTACAGGTTGCAGGTTTAGAGCCCAAAGAAAAGGGCGTGATTAAGCTCATTCATGATTTTCCGAAAGTGATTTCCGAATCAGCTGAAACATACAATCCCGGTCATATTGCGAATTATGTTTATGAACTTGCGAAGGAGTACAACCAGTTCTATCACGAATGTCCGATTCTGAAAGCGGAGAAAGAAGAGGAGAAGAATTTCAGATTGCTGCTTTCAGTAAAAACTTCAGAAGTAATAAAAACTTCTCTGAAGCTTTTGGGGATAGAGGTTCCTGAAAGAATGTAA